CGAGACGCTCCTTGGCAGActccttggcctcgtcggAAACGTTGGGGTTCTTGATGGCACTGGAAATTGTCCAATTGAGTCAATATGACATGGATTGGAATGACAATCTGACTTGAAAGTGAAACTTACGCCTTGAGACCACCAGCAACGTTGCCAGGGTTCTTGCCCTCGTCGGACTCGCCAGCCTTGGGGACTATCAGATGGGAGTGTTAGTTTGAACTGATGCTTGCGCTGCTGAGAAGGTGTGGACGGGTTTCAAGCGTACCATCGCCGCCATCAAACTGCTCCTCGAGGACCTTCTTCGAGTGCTGCTTGGACTCCTCAGAGGTGTTGGGGTTCTTGAGGTTGGCCTTGTGGCCTCCGGCAACCTGAGCGTCAGTCATATTGATGGTTGGgggtggttggttggttgaaAGTTAAAGGTGTTTGTGGTGTTGAGATTGTGTGGTGGAAGCTGTTGTGAATGGTGATGTGGAGAGGAGAGATGTTGAAAAAGTCGATGGGTATTCTCTTCTTCTTATAGATATTTCTCAACCCGTTTTGTAGGCACTGGTGCCTTCCAAACAATCACATCATCAAGGTAGATGGTTGACGtcgttgactttttttttgttcacgCCGGCAGGCAACACCGTACCCACAAACCAACAAGCAAACGGCTGCCTATCAAGGTACGCAGAGACAAATTGCGTTGGTCAAACAAACGGCCCTGCCTGTGTAGTAATTTGCGACAATTTCAGACACTGTAGACGTTGTTTGCTTCTGCGTTCCTTTTGCTGCCCAATGAGCCGCTTCCCAAAATGCACGGCCCGTCCCTGATCCTAGGTAGTCCGATAACGCTGCTAGTCCAAGGCGTTTGCTCAGTGCCACTGACGTATATGACGTCTGATGCCACAGTTTTGAAGCTTTCAGATTGTCAACCCGATCGATTTCCATGCTTGTCTGCACGTCCCAAGATTAACAGACATGACACAAAGGGCTGACTGCCTAATTTGGTCGAAATTGTTCGTAAGCTTGAACGATGTGCAGCCTAAGCTGTGCCTTGCGTTTGTTGTGCCGGTCGGTTGGCTAGATCAACGGCGACCAACAATTGAATGTCTACTACTGCGTGCGCCGTAGGTACAGAGTATCTAGCAGCCCTGGTGTCCTTGTGACAGTTTGCACGCTTGACCGCCGGATCTGCATCCAACCAACTGTGCATATCCCCACAGCAGGCCTAGCGGTAAACGGGAGCATGCAGTCGAGTGTAGACCAGTAACGAATCAATACCGAGCAAACCCCCAAACTCTAATGAATCATCACTAAAACGATCGATGCCGCACGGGCTCCCGCCGTGGCATGGGAAAACGGCGCCAGGGGACCAAGACACCGCTAGTCCCCACCGGCAGGGCATCGGTGAGAACCTGTGCGCCaagcagaagaaaaacaacagCAAAAATGCACAAACGATATCTCAAAAAGTCAATTCATAAAGACCCTCTAATATGCATACCCGTACCTGAAAGACCCTTGTGCGGAGATCGTGTTTCTTGCCCCGGGATCGGGGTAGACAAAGGGTAGACTGGGGTGCGATAATTGCTTCTTCCCCTTGGCTTGCCAGGGATAATGTACGGGATTAAAACACTGGGCTTTCAGGGGCTTAAAGGATCTCTTAGGTCCAACTACAAACAATGCAAAAGGATTTGCTTTTGGGACGATGCAAGTGTCATCGACTCGAAAAATGGCACTGGCCGACACGGCACAAGGGATGATCTTATCCCTAGATCGAGCCCGAACCGAGACCCTGTCCCACCCAGATCATCACGATCTCGATACCGATAGATTCATCCGACTCCACTATCAACCCACCTTGAATTGTTGCCAGACTTCCAGTTGACCGATCGCAGAGCCTCTTGCCGGACCAAGAACCTGCCAGCTGCCAGCGACCTGCCACGGGATGGGGCTATTGTCTACCAGTACATTTCGTCTTTCGGGCCTTGTCCGGTTTGCTCGTCGGCGTGCTGCCTGACCGATGCAACGGCGAAGATGCGAAAAACAggtttctttgtttctttaaCCACGTTAGCTGTCGCATAGTAATGGCCTTCAGTGGACAGGGCAGTGGTCTCAGAGGCTGTGGCCATGCCGTGGTCACCGCATCACTTATTTGCTCTTCTTTGTCGACATTCTCAACATGATACAGATCGTAATCATCAGTGCGGGCTGTAGCCAAACGGCAGTTTTCTAATCAGAGCCTCCAAATTATGGCTGCAGTGCTGTGTCTCCCGATGCCTCAGGTAAACGATGAGACCCAAACATCCATCGTCCTGACCCTTTCTCCCTTCAGGGCCTCCACGGCCGCAACGACTGCATATCTCGCCGACGCCAATACCAACCGCATGCCCTCGTCCCGAACCGCGTCCTCAACCTCGCGAACAAACGACTGAGAAGCCACACTGCCCGCCTCCCAGTGGCCATCCAGCAGGCCCGGCCCAGGAACCACCATCCCCTGCCTCTCCACCGTCCACCCCGCCCCCGCAGCGATCGCAGCGATCGCGTCGGGGCTCAGCGGCGAGCGGATGTTGGCCGTGCTCTCCGCGCTCTGGCACTCGAGCACGCCCCTCGCCACGGCGGCCAGGACGTGCGGCGCGGCGGCAGCCTCGGAGGCGCGCAGGGCGTACTCGGCCACGCACAGCCGCGCCGCCCTGCCGCGCAGCGCCCGCAGCGTCTCGGCCAGCACGGCGCTCGACGCAAAGTACCAGACGGAGTGGGCCAGCACGGCCACGtcccaggttgcggtggcgGAGCCGGAGCGCAAAAAGGCCACCGGGTCCGCGTTCTGCCAGGTCACGCGGTCGCCCACGGCGCTGGCCGAGATGTGCGCTTGTGCCTGCGCCAGCGTGAAGGGGGCGCCGTAGTCTGGCGGGGCGGGGTCGACGGCGTCGCTGCAGGGGTCGGGGGCGTCGAGGTGTTGGATAGGTTAGCAGAAGGGTGGGGGTGGAGAGGATTTATTTGGAGCAAAAGtgcaaaagagaaagagggTGGGCGAATCTGCTTACACGGAGCCCGTTTCTCCGACGGCCTCGGCCAAGACAGCCGTAGTGTTGCCCTGCCCGCAGCCAATTTCTAGCACGCGGTGGCCAGGCCCGATGCCCCACCGATTGATCAGTGTTATGCGGTGTTCTGCCTGTGCTATCTCTATGTCCGGGGCAGAAGGTGGCGTAATTGAGTACGAAGCAATCCTGCCAGCCATGGAGGCCGGGATGGTATTTTCTGTCATGTTTGCTGCTGAGGTGTTTGTGCATTCATTCAATTGAGGTGGCCGCAAAATGTTTGGGTTTTCTCGTGTGGTTATGATGTTCCTTTTCCCCTCACCCCGCATTTTTACCTTCCTGCTTCGGCACTAGTTTGTATGAATCATCGTCGCTCAGTCTGGTTCAGTTGACGACCCGAGATAATCGCTGATAATCCTCCGA
The Pyricularia oryzae 70-15 chromosome 1, whole genome shotgun sequence DNA segment above includes these coding regions:
- a CDS encoding SAM-dependent methyltransferase, producing the protein MRGEGKRNIITTRENPNILRPPQLNECTNTSAANMTENTIPASMAGRIASYSITPPSAPDIEIAQAEHRITLINRWGIGPGHRVLEIGCGQGNTTAVLAEAVGETGSVDAVDPAPPDYGAPFTLAQAQAHISASAVGDRVTWQNADPVAFLRSGSATATWDVAVLAHSVWYFASSAVLAETLRALRGRAARLCVAEYALRASEAAAAPHVLAAVARGVLECQSAESTANIRSPLSPDAIAAIAAGAGWTVERQGMVVPGPGLLDGHWEAGSVASQSFVREVEDAVRDEGMRLVLASARYAVVAAVEALKGERVRTMDVWVSSFT